In Marinobacter salsuginis, one DNA window encodes the following:
- a CDS encoding DUF6544 family protein, producing the protein MKIFFLILLIVLVATALALWFWRQTDHASDHAAMARLAALQPTAPERFDVSLLEGLPEPAQRYFRYTIQPGTPLYTVARISMTGKFGMGNRESPDYMDMQASQVLAMPEGFVWKMGASRGALRVSGSDTEKWTRFWLMGLLPVARMGGDADHTRSAFGRYVAESVFWTPAALLPGQGVKWELVDVNTARVIVRHNGMEQAVDVVVAEDGRPLQVNFDRWTNANSEKVHRLQPFGGYLSEFREFDGFHLPTRVEAGNFFATENYFPFFIASVTGIEFPKHDALGHPE; encoded by the coding sequence ATGAAAATCTTTTTCCTGATCCTGTTGATTGTGCTGGTCGCGACTGCCTTGGCCCTCTGGTTCTGGCGCCAGACCGACCACGCTTCGGATCATGCCGCCATGGCCAGGTTGGCGGCTCTGCAACCAACTGCACCAGAGCGCTTTGATGTTTCTCTTCTGGAGGGACTGCCGGAGCCTGCCCAGCGCTATTTCCGGTACACCATTCAGCCTGGTACACCTCTGTATACCGTGGCGCGGATATCGATGACCGGGAAGTTTGGCATGGGCAATCGGGAGTCGCCCGACTACATGGATATGCAGGCCTCACAGGTTCTGGCCATGCCCGAAGGCTTTGTGTGGAAGATGGGTGCCAGCCGTGGCGCCCTGAGGGTTTCTGGCTCAGACACCGAAAAGTGGACGCGGTTCTGGCTGATGGGTTTGTTGCCAGTGGCCAGGATGGGCGGAGATGCGGATCACACCCGTTCGGCTTTCGGTCGCTATGTGGCAGAGTCGGTGTTCTGGACACCCGCAGCCCTGCTGCCGGGCCAGGGGGTCAAGTGGGAGCTTGTTGATGTCAATACGGCGCGTGTGATTGTCCGCCATAACGGTATGGAGCAGGCAGTGGATGTTGTGGTGGCCGAGGACGGCCGGCCGCTCCAGGTGAATTTTGACAGGTGGACCAACGCGAATTCGGAAAAAGTCCATCGCTTGCAGCCCTTTGGCGGCTACCTGTCAGAGTTTCGGGAGTTTGACGGGTTTCATTTACCGACCCGGGTGGAAGCCGGGAACTTCTTCGCCACGGAAAATTATTTTCCTTTCTTCATTGCAAGCGTAACGGGCATCGAATTTCCGAAGCATGACGCACTCGGGCACCCGGAATAG
- a CDS encoding PA4780 family RIO1-like protein kinase has translation MKVPKRLQPLVDDGMVDEVLYQLMSGKEAQVYVVRCGDQTRCAKVFKEAAKRSFKQAVKYQEGRKVRNSRRARAMSKKTRYGQKEQEDAWLNAEVDALYRLAAAGVRVPEPLGFVDGVLLMELVTDEDGRAAPRLDDVTLSPEQARDFHGQIIREVVRMLSAGLIHGDLSEFNVLIDANGPVIIDLPQAVNAAGNNNAERMLERDVDNMRRYFGRFAPELLNTDYGKEIWALYESGDLHPDSKLTGCFQHDDTAANVDELMEIIDAAKEEEWERQERMRDAEED, from the coding sequence ATGAAAGTACCGAAGAGATTGCAACCGCTTGTCGATGACGGCATGGTGGATGAGGTGCTCTACCAGCTGATGAGCGGTAAAGAAGCGCAGGTTTATGTAGTGCGCTGTGGCGATCAGACCCGCTGCGCCAAGGTTTTCAAGGAAGCCGCCAAGCGAAGCTTCAAGCAGGCGGTGAAGTACCAGGAAGGTCGAAAGGTCCGGAACAGCCGCCGGGCCCGGGCCATGAGCAAGAAAACCAGGTACGGCCAGAAGGAGCAGGAAGATGCATGGCTCAACGCCGAGGTAGACGCCCTCTACCGGCTTGCCGCCGCCGGTGTCCGGGTTCCCGAACCCCTGGGCTTCGTGGACGGTGTACTGCTGATGGAACTGGTGACGGATGAAGATGGCCGGGCCGCGCCCAGGCTGGATGATGTTACGCTCTCCCCAGAACAGGCCCGCGACTTCCACGGCCAGATTATCCGCGAGGTCGTCCGCATGTTGAGTGCCGGTCTGATCCATGGGGATCTCTCGGAATTCAACGTTCTGATCGATGCCAACGGGCCGGTCATCATTGATCTCCCCCAGGCAGTCAATGCAGCCGGGAATAATAACGCGGAGCGCATGCTGGAGCGCGACGTGGACAATATGCGCCGGTATTTTGGCCGCTTCGCGCCGGAACTTTTGAATACCGATTACGGCAAGGAGATCTGGGCGCTCTACGAGTCAGGCGACCTGCACCCGGACAGCAAGCTCACCGGCTGCTTCCAGCACGATGATACCGCTGCCAACGTTGACGAACTGATGGAAATCATCGATGCGGCAAAAGAGGAAGAATGGGAGCGACAGGAACGCATGAGGGACGCCGAGGAGGACTGA
- a CDS encoding MaoC family dehydratase, which translates to MSDIRKRAIAGLKAGDSFTLARTFTEDETLSFGDISRDQNPVHYSDEFAQAKNLKGKICHGLLVGGMITEVGGQIGWLASGMNFRFRRPVYFGDTITCVFTITEVDERNRARAEAILSNQHGEPVIDAWLTGVLPGPREQQVMSALVSEQKTEPSD; encoded by the coding sequence ATGTCTGATATTCGAAAGAGAGCCATTGCCGGCCTGAAAGCCGGCGATTCGTTTACCCTGGCACGAACGTTCACCGAAGATGAAACCCTTTCCTTCGGCGACATCAGCCGCGATCAGAACCCGGTTCACTATAGCGATGAATTCGCGCAAGCCAAGAACCTCAAGGGCAAAATCTGCCATGGCCTGCTAGTTGGAGGAATGATCACGGAAGTGGGCGGGCAGATCGGCTGGCTGGCGTCCGGCATGAATTTTCGCTTCCGCCGGCCGGTGTATTTTGGCGATACCATCACCTGTGTGTTCACCATCACCGAGGTGGATGAGCGTAACCGGGCCCGGGCCGAAGCGATACTCTCGAATCAACACGGAGAGCCGGTCATCGATGCCTGGTTGACGGGGGTTCTTCCGGGGCCCAGAGAACAGCAGGTGATGTCGGCACTTGTCAGCGAACAGAAAACGGAGCCTTCCGACTAA
- a CDS encoding CopD family protein, whose product MSLAIALHVLSAVIWVGGMFFAYMAMRPAVVEVVEASQRGVLWSRTLERFFRWVWLAVALLLVTGYWMIFSVFGGMAGAGWHIHVMQTLGLVMMLLYFHVYFAPFRRLKQAVANKDPQAGGVQVGKIRRLVGINLILGLIVVAIGSGGRYL is encoded by the coding sequence ATGAGTCTGGCAATTGCACTGCACGTTCTGTCCGCGGTTATCTGGGTTGGCGGTATGTTCTTCGCCTACATGGCGATGCGTCCGGCCGTGGTTGAGGTGGTGGAAGCTTCTCAGCGTGGTGTTCTATGGTCACGGACGCTTGAGCGGTTCTTTCGATGGGTGTGGCTCGCCGTTGCGCTGCTCCTGGTTACCGGCTATTGGATGATTTTCAGTGTTTTTGGCGGTATGGCTGGTGCTGGATGGCATATCCACGTCATGCAGACGCTCGGTTTGGTGATGATGTTGCTCTATTTTCACGTTTATTTCGCGCCGTTCAGGCGGCTCAAGCAGGCGGTCGCAAACAAGGATCCGCAGGCTGGGGGCGTTCAGGTGGGCAAGATTCGCCGGCTTGTGGGGATCAACCTGATCCTTGGCCTGATTGTGGTCGCCATTGGGTCTGGCGGGCGGTACCTTTAA